From the Cloacibacillus sp. genome, one window contains:
- a CDS encoding adenosylcobinamide-GDP ribazoletransferase has product MLSRIPLPKEFWPDEMPAGNRALAIAPLAGGLLGLLTGLVVAAASFFGMNALASAWVGAAFYFLIGWALHLDGWGDLWDGIGSGRSGDALREVMKDSRLGSYGGASLILALGLWTSLLASVAPGSRLAACITAGAASRFAECTAAYFGDYPWEIGMGKGWVDTFSSYDLFTAALCLVPFLPVSIFHFSICAALSGFVGFAMAVQMNRRLGGVNGDVLGAAAVAAELASLAVWAL; this is encoded by the coding sequence TTGTTATCGCGCATACCGCTGCCAAAAGAGTTTTGGCCCGACGAGATGCCCGCCGGCAACAGGGCGCTTGCCATAGCGCCTCTTGCGGGCGGTCTGCTTGGCCTTTTGACGGGACTTGTAGTAGCGGCCGCCTCATTCTTTGGCATGAACGCGCTTGCCTCTGCATGGGTGGGGGCGGCTTTTTATTTCCTCATCGGCTGGGCGCTGCACCTTGACGGTTGGGGAGACCTCTGGGACGGCATCGGCTCAGGCAGAAGCGGAGACGCGCTTCGCGAGGTGATGAAAGACAGCAGGCTCGGCTCCTACGGCGGAGCATCGCTCATACTTGCGCTGGGCCTCTGGACTTCGCTGCTTGCCTCCGTTGCTCCCGGTTCGCGCCTTGCCGCCTGCATAACGGCGGGCGCCGCTTCGCGCTTTGCCGAATGCACAGCCGCCTACTTCGGCGATTATCCGTGGGAGATAGGCATGGGCAAAGGCTGGGTCGACACCTTTTCCTCCTACGACCTCTTTACCGCGGCGCTCTGCCTCGTTCCGTTCCTGCCAGTATCCATCTTCCACTTTTCAATATGCGCCGCGCTTTCAGGTTTCGTAGGTTTTGCGATGGCCGTTCAAATGAACCGGCGTCTTGGCGGCGTAAACGGCGACGTTCTGGGCGCGGCCGCGGTAGCGGCGGAGCTTGCGTCGCTTGCGGTGTGGGCGCTGTGA
- a CDS encoding AbgT family transporter yields MEKTSKVTRLISSLHPLVLIFSLIFLAAVLTHLIPAGEFERAADPNTGRTIVVSGTFHRVDAVPATFASFMTSINNGIINSASIIAFLFLVGGAFGIVNSTGAISSLMIWFVSKVKSEKGQTLLIILLIAFFEICAGTFGMALESLVFVPFLIALMVRMGYDPLVGVAIPVIGCNIGYGAAYINPFSLGIAQGIAGLPFTSGAGVRIALMLIYLGISSFFIIKYANRVKEDPSASLCDRGSYEPPKSDGLSQATFTSAHKRVLVIFIASIALLIYGTSFLNFWMAQCATVFLVMGILSGVADKKSPNEIAGEFVSGVKEMVLPCLLVGFATAINSVLSSGKILDSIVYYMALPLKDFSPLVCAPLMAIVQTCVNFFISSGSAQAVVMMPLMVPISDLLGVNRQVAVLAYQIGDGLSNMFWITGMQMLISIGIAKVSYINWLKFAAKIFLSNLVVGMIVLSIAQAMNWGPF; encoded by the coding sequence ATGGAAAAGACTTCGAAGGTCACACGTTTGATAAGCTCTCTTCACCCGCTTGTACTGATATTCTCGCTTATTTTTTTAGCGGCGGTTCTGACTCATCTTATTCCCGCCGGAGAATTTGAACGGGCGGCTGATCCCAATACTGGCAGAACTATCGTTGTATCGGGAACTTTTCACAGAGTAGACGCCGTTCCTGCGACTTTTGCCAGTTTCATGACCTCCATAAACAACGGAATAATAAACTCCGCCTCTATCATTGCGTTTCTTTTTCTTGTCGGCGGAGCCTTTGGGATAGTCAATTCCACCGGCGCTATCTCTTCTTTGATGATATGGTTTGTATCAAAAGTTAAATCAGAGAAGGGGCAGACGCTCTTAATAATATTATTGATCGCCTTCTTTGAAATCTGCGCCGGTACTTTCGGTATGGCGCTGGAATCTTTAGTCTTCGTTCCATTCCTGATAGCCCTCATGGTTCGTATGGGCTATGACCCGCTGGTTGGCGTCGCCATTCCAGTTATTGGATGTAATATTGGATATGGCGCGGCGTACATAAACCCGTTCAGTTTGGGGATAGCGCAGGGCATAGCAGGACTGCCGTTTACCTCAGGAGCTGGCGTGCGCATTGCGCTGATGTTGATTTATCTTGGGATAAGCTCTTTCTTTATCATCAAATACGCAAATCGGGTAAAGGAGGACCCGTCCGCCAGCCTGTGTGACCGCGGAAGCTACGAACCGCCAAAATCGGATGGTCTGTCTCAGGCGACCTTTACATCCGCCCATAAAAGAGTCCTTGTCATATTTATCGCATCAATAGCGTTGCTCATATATGGGACCTCTTTCTTGAACTTCTGGATGGCGCAATGCGCGACAGTATTTCTGGTGATGGGGATCCTGTCTGGAGTGGCCGATAAAAAGTCTCCCAACGAAATTGCCGGCGAATTTGTTTCAGGAGTTAAAGAAATGGTGCTCCCGTGCCTGCTGGTCGGTTTTGCCACAGCTATCAATTCTGTCTTAAGCTCTGGAAAAATCCTGGACAGCATAGTTTATTATATGGCTCTTCCGCTGAAAGATTTCTCTCCGTTGGTATGCGCCCCTCTGATGGCAATAGTCCAAACGTGCGTTAATTTCTTCATAAGTTCGGGTTCTGCCCAGGCGGTCGTCATGATGCCCCTGATGGTTCCGATTTCAGATCTGCTTGGCGTAAACCGTCAGGTCGCCGTTCTTGCCTATCAAATAGGAGACGGGCTTTCAAACATGTTCTGGATAACAGGTATGCAAATGCTTATAAGCATCGGCATCGCCAAGGTTTCATATATCAACTGGCTTAAATTTGCCGCGAAGATATTCTTAAGCAACCTTGTTGTCGGTATGATAGTTTTATCCATTGCCCAGGCTATGAACTGGGGTCCATTCTAA
- a CDS encoding amidohydrolase family protein: MTKKIYTNATIIDGNGGKPLQNGALLVDDDRITAVGEAREFCGCEEAEAVDCTGKTIMPGLINGHVHFFMEPYTWERNACIQQPLSGLCLDIQSNMKKMLRSGVTYARDLGGVFDLDMQFRGYVDEGRVEGPEMICARNPLTITGGHGEDFSMVCDGPQAFIHGVRSQIRGGADLIKIMATAGYARPKMRVNHSIIADTIYMSPEEIKASTDEAHKMGKMVAAHCCGFAGVYNSVMNGVDTIEHGQFREPESDEAKALADEMAKRGVWLVPTLAAFFKEYDREEVEKQYQSVIESFRLCLKAGVKIAMGTDAGVPWVGHDKTAAELEHMSLYGMTAMEAIVASTKSAAQMLGVSQNYGTLEGGKYADFLILEKNPLEDITALQHNLQAVFKKGRAVGAQA, translated from the coding sequence ATGACGAAGAAAATATACACTAATGCGACGATCATTGATGGAAACGGCGGGAAACCCCTCCAAAACGGGGCGCTGCTGGTAGACGATGACAGAATCACAGCGGTCGGCGAAGCGCGTGAGTTTTGCGGCTGCGAAGAGGCTGAAGCTGTAGACTGTACGGGCAAAACTATCATGCCTGGTTTGATAAACGGACACGTACACTTTTTCATGGAACCATACACATGGGAGCGGAACGCTTGCATACAACAGCCTTTGTCCGGGCTTTGTCTGGACATCCAGAGCAATATGAAAAAAATGCTCCGCTCCGGCGTTACCTACGCGCGCGACCTTGGCGGCGTCTTTGATTTGGATATGCAGTTCAGAGGATATGTAGACGAAGGGCGTGTCGAAGGACCTGAAATGATATGCGCGCGTAATCCGCTCACCATAACGGGAGGACACGGCGAAGATTTCAGCATGGTCTGCGACGGACCGCAGGCGTTTATCCACGGAGTGCGGAGTCAAATACGTGGAGGAGCCGATCTCATAAAAATAATGGCGACAGCGGGCTATGCTCGCCCGAAAATGCGCGTCAATCATTCGATAATAGCGGACACAATCTACATGTCGCCCGAAGAGATAAAGGCCTCCACGGATGAGGCGCACAAGATGGGAAAGATGGTAGCGGCGCACTGCTGCGGTTTCGCGGGCGTTTATAATTCCGTCATGAACGGAGTGGACACCATTGAGCACGGACAGTTCAGAGAGCCGGAGAGCGACGAGGCGAAGGCGCTCGCGGACGAGATGGCAAAGCGCGGCGTCTGGCTTGTGCCTACGCTTGCGGCCTTTTTCAAGGAATACGACCGCGAGGAAGTTGAGAAACAATATCAGTCGGTCATAGAATCTTTCCGCCTCTGCCTGAAGGCGGGAGTCAAGATAGCAATGGGCACAGACGCTGGCGTGCCGTGGGTTGGCCACGATAAGACGGCGGCCGAGCTGGAACATATGTCTCTTTACGGAATGACGGCGATGGAGGCCATCGTTGCGTCAACAAAGAGCGCGGCTCAGATGCTGGGCGTTTCTCAAAACTACGGGACGCTTGAAGGCGGAAAGTACGCGGATTTCCTCATCCTCGAAAAAAATCCGCTTGAGGACATCACAGCTTTACAGCACAATCTTCAAGCGGTGTTCAAAAAGGGACGCGCCGTTGGCGCGCAGGCGTAA
- a CDS encoding FAD-dependent oxidoreductase — protein MHTVIIGNGAAGLAAVRAFRKYDKQSRITVISKEGGAAYSRVLLPYVLRGKLSYDKLFLPYAERFEELGVNYVEDEVLSLNDASKEISLARSGVLPYDKLLIASGSRALWPPVKGVEQEGIHHLWTRKDLDALIEAFKEKRHVLIIGSGFVSLQAAWSARSRGLDVTLVEIADRLMPLVLDERGSALMAEQMEKFGVKVFTSTITNEIIKNDDGSFRILLKDGGEIDSDLIIVGAGVGANIDFLKGSGVEFGRTIPVDSFMRTNVPDVFAAGDAAAGPSAFGDEHVTHALWPTAVEMGAVAGSNMAGKNISYDGSLNMNVTHMFNVTVASMGKFNSKDIDESYVYDAEAGKGYCKLCYKDGLIVGICLVGVAEAVSMFGRLRPIIRKHLAVECSPTKLDAFLNIRYFER, from the coding sequence TTGCATACAGTCATTATCGGAAATGGTGCGGCGGGCCTGGCGGCGGTCAGGGCCTTTAGAAAATATGATAAGCAAAGCCGTATCACAGTAATATCAAAAGAGGGAGGAGCGGCCTATTCAAGGGTGCTTCTGCCGTATGTTCTGCGTGGCAAGCTGTCATACGATAAATTATTTTTGCCTTATGCGGAAAGATTTGAAGAGCTTGGGGTAAATTATGTTGAGGACGAGGTGCTTTCGCTGAATGACGCGTCGAAAGAGATATCTCTTGCCAGAAGCGGCGTCCTACCATACGATAAGCTGCTGATAGCAAGCGGCTCAAGGGCGCTCTGGCCTCCGGTCAAAGGAGTGGAGCAGGAGGGCATACACCACCTGTGGACCAGAAAAGATTTAGATGCCCTCATTGAAGCTTTTAAAGAAAAAAGACATGTGCTCATCATAGGTTCCGGTTTTGTTTCTCTTCAAGCGGCCTGGTCCGCGCGATCTCGCGGCCTTGACGTGACGCTTGTGGAGATAGCCGACAGGCTCATGCCGCTTGTGCTTGACGAACGAGGTAGCGCTCTTATGGCGGAGCAGATGGAAAAATTCGGCGTCAAGGTGTTCACCTCTACAATTACAAACGAAATAATTAAGAATGATGACGGCAGTTTTCGTATCCTGTTGAAAGACGGCGGCGAGATAGATTCGGATCTTATAATTGTAGGCGCCGGAGTCGGCGCAAATATAGATTTCTTAAAGGGAAGCGGCGTTGAGTTTGGACGCACCATCCCAGTGGACTCCTTCATGCGCACAAACGTTCCAGACGTATTTGCCGCGGGAGACGCGGCGGCAGGCCCCTCCGCCTTTGGAGACGAACACGTCACGCACGCCCTGTGGCCCACAGCGGTCGAAATGGGAGCTGTAGCCGGCTCGAATATGGCGGGGAAAAATATCAGTTACGACGGCAGCCTGAACATGAATGTAACGCACATGTTCAATGTGACGGTAGCCTCAATGGGTAAGTTCAACAGCAAGGATATAGACGAATCCTACGTATATGACGCGGAGGCGGGAAAAGGCTACTGCAAGCTCTGCTATAAAGACGGCCTCATCGTCGGGATATGCCTGGTTGGCGTTGCCGAGGCGGTCAGCATGTTCGGACGTCTGCGCCCCATTATTAGAAAACACCTCGCCGTGGAATGCTCCCCGACGAAGCTGGACGCGTTTCTCAACATCAGATACTTTGAAAGGTAA
- a CDS encoding 4Fe-4S dicluster domain-containing protein, with protein MKVITMDRSKCVGCRNCELACAFMNSKNTCEREESMIKVNHYIDEHAVIPMTCLHCEEPWCMAVCPSGAITRDPSTNAVVIQQEKCAGCKMCILACPYGNIHFDAELQVSRKCDLCGGRPRCVGHCVAGALNFEEVEDYTKRSRRKADLQLLKQMKENCFHKEAKKDDK; from the coding sequence ATGAAAGTAATTACCATGGACAGGTCAAAATGCGTTGGATGTAGAAACTGCGAGCTGGCCTGCGCCTTTATGAATTCAAAAAACACCTGTGAGCGGGAAGAATCCATGATCAAAGTCAATCACTACATAGACGAACACGCGGTCATTCCCATGACCTGCCTTCATTGCGAAGAGCCTTGGTGTATGGCGGTCTGCCCTTCAGGCGCCATCACGCGCGACCCCTCGACCAACGCGGTTGTAATACAACAGGAAAAATGCGCCGGATGCAAGATGTGCATCCTTGCGTGCCCATACGGCAACATACACTTTGACGCGGAGCTTCAGGTGAGCCGCAAGTGCGATCTCTGCGGGGGGCGTCCGCGCTGCGTCGGCCATTGTGTCGCCGGTGCCCTGAACTTTGAAGAGGTAGAGGATTACACAAAGAGGTCCCGCAGAAAAGCAGATTTACAACTGTTGAAGCAGATGAAGGAAAATTGTTTCCACAAGGAGGCAAAGAAAGATGACAAATAA
- the cobU gene encoding bifunctional adenosylcobinamide kinase/adenosylcobinamide-phosphate guanylyltransferase, translated as MKNITLVLGGARSGKSTFAEKLALAQSAPVTYLATADCRDGEMAKRVELHQLRRPAHWRTWEGEPSDLPSAVEKLSGFLLLDCLTMWLTRLYLASPEAEFEDEEAWFAAEKKITGLTERLCSSLRDDASLVAVSNEVGFGLVPPYLMGRRFRDLQGRINQLVASRAENVVLVVAGCPLWVKGGIKTESEQK; from the coding sequence ATGAAAAATATTACGCTTGTGCTTGGCGGAGCCAGAAGCGGCAAAAGCACCTTTGCGGAGAAGCTCGCGCTTGCGCAGAGCGCGCCCGTCACCTACCTCGCCACGGCGGACTGCCGCGACGGCGAGATGGCAAAGCGCGTCGAGCTGCATCAGCTGCGCCGCCCCGCCCATTGGCGCACATGGGAGGGGGAGCCTTCGGATCTTCCGTCCGCCGTTGAAAAGCTGTCGGGCTTTTTGCTGCTTGACTGTCTCACGATGTGGCTGACGCGGCTCTACCTGGCAAGCCCCGAGGCGGAGTTTGAGGACGAAGAGGCGTGGTTTGCCGCGGAGAAAAAAATAACCGGCCTCACCGAGCGGCTCTGCTCGTCGCTGCGCGACGACGCAAGCCTCGTCGCCGTCAGCAACGAGGTCGGCTTCGGCCTCGTGCCTCCCTATCTTATGGGACGCAGGTTCCGCGACCTTCAGGGCCGCATCAACCAGCTTGTGGCGTCGCGCGCGGAGAACGTAGTCCTCGTGGTGGCCGGATGCCCGCTTTGGGTAAAGGGCGGAATAAAAACGGAGAGTGAGCAAAAATAG
- a CDS encoding molybdopterin-dependent oxidoreductase, which yields MTNKKTVETTCRMCGTLCGIKAHIEDNKVVEIEGNPNHIFNKGRVCIKGSSAATWLNLPDRLYKPQKRQPDGSFKEIELDQAMDEIAEKLLLIQKKYGDNSIGIWKGEGIDFAQQENLARRFAHAVGTPNYFSNDTQCYASRHIAFYLVYGCWPLADYANADLIINWGTNAPLSHSHWMQAINEGRERGAKLMVVDTRYTEIARQADIYIQIRPGTDGALAWGIIREMIERDEIDHKFIDDFTVGYDKVAEYCKSFTPERVYEITGVKPEVLMQVVDEIAKARPRLASWAGCGLEHQINGVNNIRTITMVDALSGATDRKGGMRIPMDFGMPDLTLYNEKPLTELDPIGAKRFPVLYEMRRECHTGMLMDQIISGEPYPFKGLVMTAANPVLTNANSGKVTKALSSLDLLVVKDLFMTETAKMADYVIPAASYLEREEMFFNGTKRAAFITGKYLDYGLQTEYEFIKGLAERMNAGQYFPWKDDHELNEWLLAPTGFTTEDLHTAPGGFIFGENPYEKHKIKQSAEETRFFSTPTGKVEFYSAHLEAKKIPGIDGLPQYHPPYHLANPDPEYPILLSTGARKQKFFHGRYRNIPQLYKAEPHAHLEMHPDDAAELKVRDGDRVRVSSRIGSFETTVQVMDAKEIFRGSMQHTHGFVDENVNDITYDDVSDPISGFPVLKSVQVKVEKLL from the coding sequence ATGACAAATAAAAAAACAGTCGAAACTACCTGCCGCATGTGCGGGACGCTCTGCGGCATAAAGGCGCACATAGAAGACAATAAAGTCGTTGAGATCGAAGGCAACCCCAATCATATTTTCAACAAAGGGCGCGTATGTATCAAAGGCAGTTCCGCCGCCACGTGGCTCAACCTGCCAGACCGTCTCTACAAACCGCAGAAACGCCAGCCGGACGGCAGTTTTAAAGAGATAGAACTTGACCAGGCGATGGACGAGATAGCGGAGAAGCTCCTTCTGATACAAAAAAAATATGGAGATAACTCCATAGGGATATGGAAGGGCGAGGGCATAGACTTTGCGCAGCAGGAAAATCTTGCGCGCCGCTTCGCCCACGCTGTAGGCACGCCCAATTATTTTTCAAACGACACGCAGTGCTACGCTTCGCGTCATATAGCCTTCTATCTGGTTTACGGATGTTGGCCCCTTGCGGACTACGCAAACGCAGACCTTATCATAAACTGGGGTACTAACGCTCCGCTTTCCCACTCACATTGGATGCAGGCGATCAACGAGGGGCGCGAAAGAGGCGCTAAGCTGATGGTCGTAGATACGCGCTACACTGAAATCGCCCGCCAGGCGGACATCTATATTCAGATACGGCCAGGGACGGACGGCGCTCTCGCTTGGGGAATAATCCGTGAGATGATAGAACGTGACGAGATCGACCACAAGTTTATTGATGACTTTACCGTTGGTTACGATAAAGTCGCCGAATACTGCAAGTCCTTCACGCCGGAACGCGTATATGAAATAACCGGCGTAAAGCCCGAAGTGCTCATGCAGGTTGTGGACGAGATAGCCAAGGCCCGTCCGCGTCTTGCGAGTTGGGCTGGCTGCGGGCTGGAGCATCAGATCAACGGCGTGAACAATATCAGGACGATAACGATGGTTGACGCGCTCTCCGGGGCTACCGACCGCAAGGGAGGGATGCGCATACCGATGGATTTCGGGATGCCAGACCTCACCTTGTATAATGAAAAACCCCTTACTGAACTTGATCCAATAGGCGCAAAACGTTTTCCCGTACTCTACGAGATGCGCCGCGAGTGTCACACGGGGATGTTAATGGATCAGATCATAAGCGGCGAACCGTACCCCTTCAAAGGTCTTGTGATGACGGCGGCAAACCCTGTACTTACAAACGCAAACTCCGGTAAGGTGACGAAGGCGCTCTCAAGCCTTGATCTGCTCGTCGTAAAAGATCTTTTTATGACTGAAACGGCGAAAATGGCCGATTACGTCATACCTGCCGCCTCATACCTTGAAAGGGAAGAAATGTTTTTCAACGGCACAAAAAGGGCGGCCTTTATCACCGGTAAATATCTGGACTACGGGCTTCAGACGGAATATGAATTTATCAAAGGGCTTGCGGAGAGAATGAACGCCGGCCAATACTTCCCATGGAAAGACGACCATGAGCTGAACGAGTGGCTGCTGGCTCCCACCGGATTCACAACGGAAGACCTTCATACCGCGCCGGGAGGTTTTATATTTGGAGAGAACCCGTATGAAAAGCATAAGATAAAGCAGAGCGCCGAAGAAACTCGATTCTTCAGCACGCCAACGGGCAAAGTTGAATTTTACAGCGCCCATCTCGAAGCTAAAAAGATACCCGGCATCGACGGACTTCCGCAGTACCACCCGCCATACCATCTTGCCAATCCTGATCCGGAATATCCAATCCTGCTCTCTACAGGGGCAAGGAAACAGAAATTTTTCCACGGGAGATACCGCAACATCCCGCAGCTATACAAGGCGGAGCCGCACGCGCATCTTGAAATGCACCCAGACGACGCGGCTGAGCTGAAGGTAAGAGACGGGGACCGCGTGCGAGTCTCTTCACGTATAGGCAGCTTTGAGACGACTGTTCAGGTGATGGACGCAAAGGAGATATTCAGGGGTTCTATGCAGCATACGCACGGCTTTGTCGATGAGAATGTCAACGATATAACCTATGATGACGTCTCAGATCCCATTTCAGGGTTTCCCGTGCTCAAATCTGTGCAGGTGAAGGTAGAAAAACTGCTCTAA
- the metF gene encoding methylenetetrahydrofolate reductase [NAD(P)H]: MKNFFKLDKPTFSFEIFPPKGAGDLSQIFATVDALASLDPDLISVTYGAGGTSRENTAEIASRIEKEYSIPALAHLTCVGSTKDEMRATLDSLEARGVKNILAMRGDLGDEGTKDFKHASDLIKFISENYSFHLFAACYPEKHLEAYSMEEDLDHLKAKCDMGVEVLISQLFFDNEHFYSFRDMARARGVTTRIEAGIMPITSPVQIKRMVSMCGASVPAAVQKIIRAYGHNSMAMREAGIAYATNQIIDLLAEGVDGIHLYTMNQPDIAKRICENIRGVLYSQRVKRG, translated from the coding sequence ATGAAAAATTTTTTTAAACTTGACAAGCCGACCTTCTCATTTGAAATTTTTCCGCCCAAAGGCGCGGGCGACCTCTCACAGATATTCGCCACGGTAGACGCGCTCGCCAGCCTCGACCCGGATCTCATCAGCGTCACCTACGGCGCGGGCGGCACGAGCCGCGAGAACACGGCGGAGATAGCCTCGCGCATCGAAAAAGAGTACAGCATACCGGCGCTTGCGCACCTCACCTGCGTCGGCAGCACGAAAGACGAAATGCGCGCGACGCTCGACTCGCTTGAAGCGCGCGGCGTCAAAAACATCTTGGCCATGCGCGGCGACTTGGGCGACGAGGGCACGAAGGACTTCAAACACGCCTCCGACCTCATCAAATTTATCAGCGAAAACTACAGCTTTCACCTCTTCGCCGCCTGCTACCCGGAAAAACATCTTGAAGCCTACTCGATGGAGGAAGACCTTGATCATCTCAAGGCTAAATGCGACATGGGCGTCGAGGTGCTCATAAGCCAGCTCTTCTTTGACAACGAACACTTCTACAGCTTCCGCGATATGGCCCGGGCGCGCGGCGTTACGACGCGCATAGAGGCGGGCATCATGCCCATCACCTCGCCGGTGCAGATAAAACGCATGGTCTCCATGTGCGGCGCCTCTGTGCCAGCCGCCGTTCAAAAAATAATCCGCGCCTACGGCCACAACAGCATGGCCATGCGCGAGGCGGGCATCGCCTATGCCACAAACCAGATAATAGACCTGCTGGCGGAGGGAGTGGACGGCATCCATCTGTACACGATGAACCAGCCGGACATAGCAAAGCGCATCTGCGAAAACATTCGCGGAGTGCTCTACTCGCAGAGGGTCAAGCGTGGTTGA
- a CDS encoding DMT family transporter — MGSLKKNICYWLAAAATIIWSITFVSTKLLLGHLSPTEILFYRIIIAYLIFFAMYPRRIKFGTLREECVFAMAGVLGISLYFMCENFALLYGTASNVALLVSTAPMLTGVVAHFCTKNEKMTKTFAIGSLFCLMGAFLIVFNGHFILKLNPLGDLISLAAALSFAFYSLIIRNINRDLSLIVITRKTFFYALLSMLPLTLTQLIQWRPDALFSWEVWANLLFLGAFASAFCTWAWSKVIWALGAVRANNLIYLTPPLVMINAAIILHERITVFAVAGGLLTLMGVYISQKDKK; from the coding sequence TTGGGCTCTTTAAAAAAGAACATCTGTTATTGGCTGGCCGCCGCCGCGACTATAATATGGAGCATCACCTTTGTTTCCACAAAACTTCTGCTGGGTCATCTTTCTCCAACCGAGATACTCTTTTACAGGATAATCATAGCCTATCTCATTTTTTTTGCCATGTATCCACGCAGAATAAAGTTTGGGACATTGCGGGAAGAGTGCGTTTTTGCTATGGCGGGCGTGTTGGGGATATCGCTCTACTTCATGTGCGAGAACTTCGCGCTCCTCTACGGCACAGCGTCAAATGTAGCTCTGCTGGTCTCGACAGCGCCCATGCTTACCGGAGTTGTTGCCCATTTTTGCACAAAAAATGAAAAAATGACAAAAACTTTCGCCATTGGGAGCCTCTTCTGCCTTATGGGGGCATTTCTGATCGTCTTCAATGGTCATTTTATTTTGAAGCTCAATCCTCTTGGTGATTTGATCTCTCTTGCGGCAGCCCTTTCCTTCGCCTTTTACTCCCTCATAATAAGAAATATAAACAGAGACCTGAGCCTCATCGTCATTACACGCAAAACCTTTTTTTATGCGCTTTTGTCAATGCTGCCCCTTACGCTGACCCAGCTCATCCAATGGCGGCCGGACGCCCTCTTTAGCTGGGAAGTGTGGGCAAACCTGCTCTTTCTCGGCGCATTCGCCTCAGCTTTCTGCACATGGGCATGGAGCAAGGTAATATGGGCGCTGGGCGCCGTGAGGGCAAACAACCTCATCTATCTGACGCCGCCTCTGGTAATGATCAACGCCGCGATAATACTGCACGAACGGATCACGGTATTTGCAGTGGCGGGAGGGCTTTTAACTCTCATGGGCGTATATATTTCTCAAAAGGACAAAAAATAA
- a CDS encoding Cof-type HAD-IIB family hydrolase, translated as MKRPQLIALDMDGTMLDAQSRLTARTKKALQNAQLAGIRVVAATGRMYPSAMIHIRDIGIESASIFYNGALIRDPLTDATIFERSLGAALTAEILSFFKENDWYVQIYSQDKLIVRDRDDERCKYYENICGLTAAALGEKFWNCGLDSSKLLGICFDKAGFRVMCETVRDKFGARIYQATSWGAFIEMVHPDVNKAAALRRVAEYYGISRENVTAIGDGINDIEMIEWAGTGIAMGNAKDEVKAAADLIAPSNEEEGAARVVEEFLKA; from the coding sequence GTGAAGCGGCCTCAACTGATAGCGCTCGACATGGACGGCACCATGCTCGACGCGCAAAGCCGTCTTACGGCGCGCACGAAAAAAGCGCTGCAAAACGCGCAGCTGGCCGGCATTCGCGTAGTCGCGGCCACAGGGCGCATGTACCCCTCCGCCATGATACACATACGCGACATCGGCATCGAAAGCGCCTCCATCTTTTACAACGGCGCGCTGATCCGCGACCCGCTCACCGACGCCACCATCTTTGAGCGCAGCCTGGGCGCTGCGCTGACCGCTGAGATACTTTCCTTCTTCAAAGAAAACGACTGGTACGTGCAGATATATTCTCAGGATAAACTGATAGTCCGCGACAGGGACGACGAACGCTGCAAATATTATGAAAATATATGCGGCCTTACAGCCGCGGCGCTTGGTGAAAAATTTTGGAACTGCGGACTGGACTCATCGAAACTGCTTGGCATCTGCTTTGACAAGGCGGGCTTTCGGGTAATGTGCGAAACGGTCCGTGATAAGTTCGGCGCGCGCATCTATCAGGCCACCTCGTGGGGCGCCTTCATAGAGATGGTGCATCCCGATGTGAACAAGGCTGCGGCGCTGCGGCGCGTTGCGGAATACTACGGCATATCCCGCGAAAACGTGACGGCCATAGGCGACGGCATAAACGACATCGAGATGATTGAATGGGCCGGCACAGGCATCGCTATGGGAAACGCAAAGGACGAGGTAAAGGCGGCAGCCGACCTCATAGCGCCTTCAAATGAAGAAGAGGGCGCGGCTCGCGTCGTGGAAGAATTTTTAAAGGCGTAA